The Zonotrichia leucophrys gambelii isolate GWCS_2022_RI chromosome 23, RI_Zleu_2.0, whole genome shotgun sequence genome includes a region encoding these proteins:
- the NT5C1A gene encoding cytosolic 5'-nucleotidase 1A: MEPPGPAGAPGRPWDEAKAFYDNLAPKKKPKSPKPENAITIAVSSRALFRMEEEQKIYTEQGVEAYVKYQLDHENEPFLPGAAFPFVKALEAVNAQLRELYPDSEELFDIVLMTNNHAQVGVRLINSINHYDLFIERFCMTGGNSPICYLKAYHTNLYLSSDAEKVSGAIEEGIAAATIFSPSRDLEVSEKQLRVAFDGDAVLFSDESEQIVKAHGLDMFFEHEKAHENKPLAQGPLKGFLEALGKLQKKFYSKGLRLECPIRTYLVTARSAASSGARALKTLRSWGLETDEALFLAGAPKGPLLRKIRPHIFFDDQMFHVEGAQEMGAVAAHVPYGVAQKHKRPAQDKQQTPNSK, translated from the exons cccaaACCTGAGAACGCCATCACCATCGCCGTGTCCTCGCGGGCGCTGTTCCGCatggaggaggagcagaagatCTACACGGAGCAGGGCGTCGAGGCCTATGTGAAATACCAGCTGGACCACGAGAACGAGCCCTTCCTCCCCGGGGCTGCCTTCCCCTTCGTCAAg gctctggaggCAGTGAATGCTCAGCTCCGTGAGCTCTACCCCGACAGCGAGGAGCTCTTCGACATCGTCCTCATGACCAACAACCACGCCCAGGTTGGGGTTCGCTTGATCAACAGCATCAACCACTACG ATCTGTTCATCGAGAGGTTCTGCATGACGGGAGGGAACAGCCCCATCTGTTACCTCAAGGCCTATCACACCAACCTCTACCTCTCCTCTGATGCAGAGAAAGTGAGTGGGGCCATTGAAGAGG GGATTGCTGCAGCCACCATcttcagccccagcagggaccTGGAGGTGTcggagaagcagctgagggtgGCGTTCGACGGGGACGCCGTGCTCTTCTCGGATGAGTCGGAGCAGATCGTGAAGGCTCACGGCCTGGACATGTTCTTTGAGCACGAAAAGGCCCACGAGAACAAACCCCTGGCACAG GGCCCCTTGAAGGGCTTCCTGGAGGCGCTGGGCAAGCTGCAGAAGAAGTTCTACTCCAAGGGGCTGAGGCTGGAGTGCCCCATCCGCACGTACCTGGTGACGGCGCGCAGCGCGGCCAGCTCGGGCGCCCGCGCCCTAAAGACTCTGCGCAGCTGGGGCCTGGAGACGGACGAGGCTCTGTTCCTGGCGGGGGCTCCCAAGGGCCCTCTGCTCAGGAAGATCAGGCCCCACATCTTCTTCGATGACCAGATGTTCCACGTGGAGGGGGCGCAGGAGATGGGCGCCGTGGCCGCCCACGTTCCCTACGGCGTGGCGCAGAAACACAAGCGGCCGGCGCAGGACAAGCAGCAGACCCCAAACAGCAAATAG